CTAATCCTTCCTAAGAAGCATTATTGGGATGTCGAAGAAATGGATTCCGAGACTGCTTATGCTATTATGGATGCTTCGAAAAGACTTTCAGCAGTCCTAAAGGGCTTGTTTAAACCTGACGGTATAAGAATTTGTCAAGATGGCGGGAAATTTAATGACCTGACCCATTACCATATGCACCTCATTCCCAGATACGAAGGTGATGGATTTACCTGGGGTGAACCCTCGCACCCGGATGGTGCTGAACAACGATTAAGCCTAACAAAAGAAAAGATTCTAAAGGCATTAAATAAGGAATAAAAGGAGTCCGCAAAGACTCCATTTTATTCCTATAAATCATCATTGTAGTACTATTTTTGTTCATATAGATACATTCTATTTCAGACGCATTTTCCTGAATCTATAAGCACAATAAACCATAGCTGAAGGGAGTGCTATCATAAGGCAGAGCGTAGCGAAAATTAAAAGCACTTGTGTTAGAGCTATGCCTAAACCGTAGTTATCTGAATAATAGTAAGCTGCAAATCCAATCAGCGTTAGTAATCCAAATAGGAGACTACTCCATTT
Above is a window of Paenibacillus wynnii DNA encoding:
- a CDS encoding HIT family protein yields the protein MDCLGCRIANGIEPNLNIIYENELITCVLDIAPFNEGHSLILPKKHYWDVEEMDSETAYAIMDASKRLSAVLKGLFKPDGIRICQDGGKFNDLTHYHMHLIPRYEGDGFTWGEPSHPDGAEQRLSLTKEKILKALNKE